The segment tagatttgtttgaggttttaatATTAAACCAAAATGGAAAACTAAATGTTAAAGCTTCCTTCTATTCACATCAGTGGGATgtggattactttctagtcagaatggtggtccctgggacaaaaccagttgaaaactgGTTTAAACCCTCAGAGAACACAGAGTCTCCCGAGGTCCTGAAGCCTCAACaccagagcagctgcagaggacaCCAAGAGGAATCCAGAGGAAACTGGGACCAGTTGAAAAGATCAGGACATTTGACCAACTTCTAACTGGAACCAAGATGGGAGCAGCCACTGGAGACCTGGTttaactgcccccccccctcccccacagaGGAAGAGCCTTTCTGTGGACCTGGCACTGAGCATCATGATGGAACAGGACAGACacacgaggacagacacacgaGGACAGACGCACGAGGACAGACGCACGAGGACAGACGCACGAGGACAGACGCACGAGGACAGACGCACGAGGACAGACGCACGAGGACAGACGCACGAGGACAGACGCACGAGGACAGACGCACGAGGACAGACGCACGAGGACAGACGCAAGAGGACAGACGCACGAGGACGGACGCACGAGGACGGACGCACGAGGACGGACGCACGAGGACGGACGCACGAGGACGGACGCACGAGGACGGACGCACGAGGACGGACGCACGAGGACGGACGCACGAGGACAGACGCACGAGGACGGACACAAGAGGACGGACGCACGAGGACGGACGCACGAGGACGGACGCACGAGGACGGACGCACGAGGACGGACGCACGAGGACGGACACAAGAGGACGGACGCACGAGGACGGACGCACGAGGACGGACGCACGAGGACGGACGCACGAGGACGGACGCACGAGGACGGACGCAAGAGGACGGACGCACGAGGACGGACGCACGAGGACGGACGCACGAGGACGGACGCAAGAGGACGGACGCACGAGGACAGACGCACGAGGACAGACACATgaggacagacagctggacGCACGTTACTGGGACAAACAGCACAGATCTGCACTGACGTGACATTTGCTCATAAAAAGGTTTGAAGCCCAGACGTCTGATGGTcacgttgaaaatgtatttgtgagaAGTTTACAGTAAACAGTTTCATAAAGACTGAAGCATTTGATCATCATCCTATCAGAGCTGAACCTCCTGGATTCTTCTCCAGCAGGaggtgagacacagaaacactgacAGTATGGAGGAGCTCCTCTTCTAGTCTGGATCTGTGAGGTTCACAGCATCTGAAGCTTCTAGACCCGGCTGATCCTGGACGCTCTTCTCCAGATGCTGGGTTTCTGTCCTCCTGTTCGTCTTCAGCAGGCGATGAAGCTTCTCAGCCTTCGTCTAAAGAGCCTGAtcccagagcagcagagaaacgGATGTTGAACTCGTCTCGTTGTTCTTCCCTCAGGTTGCTCTTACTTTACAGTCTTTGATTATGGGATGTTCCTGGAGGCAGGACACAATGCTGCAGTAGAATCTCCAGACCCGTCTCCAGCAGGGAACCGGATCATTTGGTTCTAATTAACGTTCTGCTCTTTGTTCTTGCACAGTCACGTGACATGTCATTTATAATTAGTCGACTCTGTGACACACTGTAATCTTATTATTCTCTTTTAATGATAATTATTCATCTTTGCAGTCATGTGACATATTTGCCTTTTACGTGAGCATCTCCTCGCGGGTTCTTAGGAGatcggttggggggggggggggggggatgagtttCACATCATCTGTGTTCTGGGAGCAACATTTAATCCAACAGGTCAGGTCCCTGGTTCTCTGAAGGACCTTCTCCTGTTTCCTATCATCATCTACTGAAAGCTGAAGGCCACAGCAGAACGGGAGGCCAGGCAAAGAGCCACATCCAGAAAGAGAACCCACTGCTCCCCTCCTGGATCCAGACCTGGAGGGGAGCCTGACCCGCCAGGCCCAGTCAGCCCAGTCAGCCCAGTCAGGACCCGGCAGTAAAGAGCAACATGGAGCCACCAGGTCACTCAGTTACTATCAGggggagaagaagatgaagccTGGACACCAGCTCCAGcctgagcagcaggaggaggtggacacTGGAGTCTCAGGTCTTtaaggaggagaaagacaaacaagGAAAGTTCTACACGCTGTTTATCTCCACAGTCTGAGCCACCGAGCAGAgtccgctctcctcctcctgtaagATCAGCAGCTCTCCTCCCGCCTGCTGCCCGTGGACCACAATGCACTGCTCTGTGCCCTCTGAcatcaccacctccaccagctCCGGCCCCGCCCCTGCAGGCAGGGAGTTCTCCGAGGCGAGGAGCAGAGGGGCGGAGCTTGGCGTTGACAGGTGGTCTGCGTAGACGAGGGCGTGCTGGATGTtaccctcctcatctcctcctcttgaaGTGTGGTCCTCTTCAACACTCCTTCCTCCCTGcctcacctccttctcctcccctcttccctttctctgcttCACCTCCGCAGCCTCCGTCTCCCCTGCCTCTGGTGGGAGGGGGTTCTTCTTGGGTCGGCCTCTGATTGGCTTCTGGTGAGTTGAGTTTAAAGTGGCATCGTTCCAGCTGCTGTCCGTCTCCTCCCTGtgtcctgcctcctcttccacctcctccggagctcctccctccttccGGTGCTGAGCCTGGTGCCTCAGCAGACTCTGTCTCACGGTGTAGGACGCACCACAGTGGCAGCTGAACGGCTTCTCCGTCACGTGAGAGGacttcatgtgtctcctcagcTTGGTGGCCAACGTGTAacctgagagaagaagaatgcATTGATTCTTATTTCCTGctcttgaaataaataaagatcaaCTTGAACTAACTCCACAGGTTTCAGCTGATTGATGAAGAGGTGACTCAGCTGAGGCTGCAGCGATCAGTCGACCTCATCGAGGACACAAAACACGTATTTAAATTTACCTTTTCGATTTCTAAAacgtttcatttcaattcattataacaaatATTCTTCTTTAACATCACTACgtgacgccgggttcacacggGACGAGCATCtctcagcgccggtcagccAACGATTCTGGAGtctccgcttgttgttgtatgGAACCCGCTCAATGTACTGGTttaggggtaaatgatgatggtcttcatagcccccccccacaccttaAGCTTAATGCTCCTACAGCTCCTGTGGTGCAGAGGGAACTGGACTCTTTAATCTGAGATGAAATGTGGGTGAAATTTCTCAAAGAGACATTTAACAGAGATCTGAGGACTTTTGATATTTCAGACTTTTAATGCTGAGACGCTGTTTGAACCTTTTCCACAGACGGGGCAGCGATGAGGTCTTTCTCCAGTGTGCAGGCGCTCGTGGGACTTCAGGCTGTGAGGGTCCCTCAGGGACTTCCCACAGTAGCTGCAGAGGAAGCCTCCACCCGTGTGGCCCATCATGTGCCGGCGCAGCTCTGGTTTCTGGGAGAAGCTCTGGTTACACTGGGAGCAGGGGTAAGGCTTCTCTCCACTGTGGATCCTCAAGTGGCACTCCAGGTTTCCTGAGACGAGCAACAGAAGCTGAATATGAGGATCGAGTGAATCTGCATAATGTGTGAAGATTAGTTTCTCTCACTGGACTGAGGCTGTCCCTttgacaaatgaaaacaaactgtggGAATTGATCACAGAAGAAAATATCATTCAAGTGTTATGAAGTAACAAATGTTTAATTGTACcttgttgaaaataataatcacCAATGCGACAAGGAATAAACTGTTTGACAATAATCATATGTTGACATTTTGATCAGAGGTGGaagcagcatttaaaaaaatatatctgtattcaatatttcactttaataaaacagatttatttaacATCACACACCTTTAATAATGAAATACGTAAAGGACAGGTTGTTGTGTGTGGATCTTCCATGTGTAACATTATGATGAGGTCATCATTAGTTAAAGTGGCTGCAGTGTGTTCCCCCCCGACCCCGGCCTCACACACTGACCTTTCTGACTGAAGCTCCTCCCACAGGTCTGACACACGTGAGGCCTCTCTCCTGAGTGGAGCTTCATGTGGCTCCTCAGAGAGCTGAAGCTGGCCAGCAGCTTGGGGCAGAGCGTGCACGGCACCTTGGAGAGAAATCCAAACACAACCTTCTAACACGTTTCTAGATCCTTCAACTGCTGTCTGAGGACAAACAGTGAACCAATCACAGAGTGACAGAAGCTACATGAAAGAATTAAGATGGCTCTCCCAGAGCTCCAGGTAGAGCAgcctgcagagcagcagagtgaaGCTCTACCTTGGGAGGCTGCGTGTAGATCTTCCTGCTGCAGTGAAGCAGGCGGTGGACGCGGAGCGAGGGGCGGCGGCCGAACGCTTTGCCACAGTGCTCACAGGAGTAGGGCTTCTCCCCGGTGTGCAGGACCATGTGCTCCTTCAGGTCCCTCCTCAGGCCATACGTCTtctcacagtgaggacaggagAAGGGACGCTCCCCACGGTGACTCatctgcaaatagacaaacaccATCATCAAacatctgtccctctgtccatctgtcctccacctcctgtTATCGCTGAGGGACAAAGACTGGCTGGGATTAGAACAAGGGCTGTGCTCCTCAATGGATGAACAGATACAGATTTACACCTAGATTCTGATTCTAGATTCTGCTTCTAGATTTACACCTTCTAGATTCTGATTCCAGATTTACACCTTCTAGATTCTGATTCTAGATTCTAATTCTAGATTCTGATTCTAGATTTACACCTTCTAGATTCTGATTCCAGATTTACACCTTCTAGACTCTGATTCTAGATCCTCCTCCATGACGCTCAGAGTCTGAGTGACTGATCATcaatggaggagcaggaggatccACATGTAAATCAATGTCTCCTCCTCTAAACCAGTCAGTGTCTCCTCCTCTAAACCAGTCAgtgtctcctcctctacctGACAGAAACAAGTCAgtgtctcctcctctacctGACAGAAACAGGTCAGTTCTCCTCCTCTAAACCAGTCAgtgtctcctcctctacctGACAGAAACCAGTCAgtgtctcctcctctacctGACAGAAACAGGTTAGTGTCTCCTCCTCTAAACAGGTCAGTGTCTCCTCCTCTAAACCAGTCAGTGTCTCCTCCTCTAAACCAGTCAGTGTCTCCTCCTCTAAACCAGTCAgtgtctcctcctctacctGACAGAAACCAGTCAGTGTCTCCTCCTCTAAACCAGTCAGTGTCTCCTCCTCTAAACCAGTCAgtgtctcctcctctacctGATGGGCTCTGAAGCTCTCTGCAGACGTGTAGTTTCTCCCACACTCCTGGCAGCTGAATGGTTTCTCCTCTGTGTGACTGAACTGGTGTTTCTTTAAGTGGCTGAGCTGGTAGAACATTTTACCACAGCTGGAACATCTGTAGcgtctctctctgatctccgCGGCGGCCTCAGCCTCAGGCTGTAACGTCTTTATGGAAACCATCTTTTCTGGGATGCACCTGGCGCCCTGTGTGGAGCTCCGCCTCTTCCCCTCTGTGTGTCCAGGCGGGTCtgggcgggtgggggggggcctcaCCAGGCCGGCCTGGCAGTGGACCCGTCGTGGTTTCGCTGCCAGACGGGAGCTGCAGCGGACATGAGGAGGTGCAGAGAGGCCTCTGGAGTCAGAGTGACCCTGTTGAGCTGTCCTCACTTCACCATCACCTCCCTGCTGTCCTCCATCAGACGGGgttccctccaccccccccttcctcctcctgggtCTGACTGGGTGACTCTTCTTCATGCGTCTGCAGGGGTGTCTGTtccgtccctcctcctcctcctcctcctcctcctgttttctctccttGTGTTTGTCCATCTCTTCCTTTCCTTGATTGATGGAGATCTTCTTAGTTGTGCTCTCTGGGTCTTTTTCATGATCTGTCCAATAAACACACATAAGCAGAAACACATGTTGAGATTAACTGCAGCCAATCGAATAAATCAtcatttaatgaaaatgttatttacaaatatgttctgtttggatatatatatatatatatatatatagctagTAGAATTAATGCCATGAAAACAGAAGGTCCCTGCAGTTGAAGCACCAGTCAGTTAGATGTTCAGCTTCACATGACAGATATGAACCTCCAGCTGATTGGCTGATCTCAGCATGACGACAGGAACCAGCTGATCTCTGCACACTGAACATCTCTACTGTCTCTTTCCACTTCTGGATGGAACATCATATTTACCCTCaacacaactcagcaagaacaTGTTGAACtgtcactgtgtgaatgtgagggaTGAATGCAAATTATCCTCTCAAcactaaaaccacatttaataatgaatcttaAATTCTCTCTGAACTATAGTGAATCTCAAAATCTCTTAAATACACATGATCTGTATCAATTTACTTTCTTAGATTAACATCTGTTTTCAGATTGTCCACTTCAGTTATTCTGGTTGAATGAATTCTACAATTACCTGTTTGTAGCTTCTTTTATCCACTACTTATTATGATTCTTCACTTTATCACAGTTTTCTCTTATCGATCTGAATCTAATTATTATTTGCAGCATCAGCGTAACTTCCCTGCAGGGAGAGACTTGCTTCTTATCTTCTTATCTTTCATTTAGCATTCAGTATTGTTTTGTGGATGCTTGTGATTTATATTCTCAATCTGTAGAAGTCGTCCACAGCTTTATTAAATATCCAGTTTACAGCTGCTGGGTGTTCTCAGTATAAAGGTCGTCCTTAGTCTCCCATCAATCCCTGCAAGTAAATGCTCCTTAAAGCAGAAATAATAAAGGATGGTATTAGTGCTTCTAAATAATATTTACACACTttaatgattttcttttcttgcttGGTGTTTTCATTCAATTGATTCACTTTCAGtttataaaaaatgatttatccTCTAATTGTTAATCTGCAGTTTGATTGGATTTCAGCTGAAGAAGCTTTTAACTGAAACTCTAGAGGTCAgagagttgtgtttgtgtgtttgtaagtgtgtgtgtgtgtgtgtgtagggggggggggttcagttgGTCTGGAAGCAGCTACAGAGACACACGATGGCAGCTACAGTAGCTCTGGACTCACACCGACTCTTCAGTACAAGCAGCTGTGTGTCAGTACCCGAGTTCTCCTGTGTGTTGGTCTCATCTGTTGTGTGACCGTTTCCTTCAGTGTCGTCATAAAACAGCAGCTCGGTTCCAGGCCGGAcgtcctcacacacacgcagacacacatccacacactcgccgacacacatctgtccacacacacactgcacggcCACGTTCTGCTGAGCTCTGCTGAGCGCCCGGCACGCAAAGCTGCCgagaacagagagaagaagaatcagGAGGTGACACTCGTGTTTTACAGCTTAAACATAAACTTGGTTTTTCAGACAACAGACGTTGACATTTTGTATAAATCGTTCAAAGTGACATGATTTGCCGTTTTTAGAATAAGACTAATGAGCTTAGTTTGGTTAATGAAAGGTCTCCTGTGGCTCGGACTCAGCCTGAACACAAAAACCCTCCAGCAGTTTG is part of the Pleuronectes platessa chromosome 1, fPlePla1.1, whole genome shotgun sequence genome and harbors:
- the LOC128444798 gene encoding zinc finger protein 408; the protein is MVSIKTLQPEAEAAAEIRERRYRCSSCGKMFYQLSHLKKHQFSHTEEKPFSCQECGRNYTSAESFRAHQMSHRGERPFSCPHCEKTYGLRRDLKEHMVLHTGEKPYSCEHCGKAFGRRPSLRVHRLLHCSRKIYTQPPKVPCTLCPKLLASFSSLRSHMKLHSGERPHVCQTCGRSFSQKGNLECHLRIHSGEKPYPCSQCNQSFSQKPELRRHMMGHTGGGFLCSYCGKSLRDPHSLKSHERLHTGERPHRCPVCGKGYTLATKLRRHMKSSHVTEKPFSCHCGASYTVRQSLLRHQAQHRKEGGAPEEVEEEAGHREETDSSWNDATLNSTHQKPIRGRPKKNPLPPEAGETEAAEVKQRKGRGEEKEVRQGGRSVEEDHTSRGGDEEGNIQHALVYADHLSTPSSAPLLLASENSLPAGAGPELVEVVMSEGTEQCIVVHGQQAGGELLILQEEESGLCSVAQTVEINSV